AAGGCGGCTCGCAAGAGCGCTCCTGCCACGGGAGGTGTGAAGAAACCTCATCGTTACAGACCCGGTACGGTCGCCCTTCGTGAGATCCGTCGTTACCAGAAGAGCACTGAGCTTCTGATCCGCAAACTGCCATTCCAGCGTCTCGTTCGTGAGATCGCTCAAGACTTCAAGACCGATCTCCGTTTCCAGAGTTCCGCCGTAATGGCCCTGCAGGAAGCAAGCGAAGCTTATCTCGTCGGTCTCTTCGAAGACACGAACCTGTGCGCTATCCACGCTAAGCGTGTGACGATCATGCCTAAGGATATTCAATTGGCGCGCAGGATCCGAGGAGAACGTGCCTAATTGCGTctgcgtcgtcgtcgtcgcagTCTCATTTGCACAATTCtacgtatagaaaaaaataaataataataatatacgcagTATCATATGCAGATAGACTGCaagtaaacatattcaaaaaggcccttttcagggccgcatatatatctaaaaacaaagaaaaaaaaattttttttttttttttcgtcgtccGTTTCAAACGTAACAAAGTCGTCACGAAAAACCTactcacaaataacaataattatttttatatcaaaattatcataaacacgttacacataattcgaaatatcaatACGCACATACGTAaacgttgtgtattttatactattattgtaaataaatatgtatatttcaatcgaaTACGAGAACGTGAGAGGTGAGTGTATGtgtgattacatatattattacgatcttatgacgatatattgatcgttaagagcataattgtaaatattaaatattattgcaaagatatcaattttgaagaacacaaaaatatctcacacccccccccccccccccccattctcCCGATAAACAAGACACATACATGAACTCCCCCCTAACCCCATCCCCTCGGCCGCCATCCCTACCATAGCTTTTTCGACTGCACGCTGTCTCTCTCagtctttctctttctatctaATGGCACTTAGATATCGCCATCTCTTTCGCACGAGCGAACGCACGCATACGTGTGTAGTTAGTCGAGCGCTTATATATCAGTCGAGCGTAGAACGACGAGACTACCATAAAGTGATCGTCTCTGATCGACAGCGGACGGATTTCTGTACGTCTTTCTTTGCCGTTCAGATTAAACAAGACAAACCGAAGACAAGAAAATGACCGGTCGCGGTAAAGGTGGAAAGGGTCTGGGGAAAGGAGGCGCGAAGCGACACAGGAAAGTGCTCCGTGATAACATCCAAGGTATCACGAAACCGGCCATCCGTCGTCTCGCACGCAGAGGCGGTGTGAAACGTATATCCGGTCTGATATACGAAGAGACTCGCGGTGTCCTCAAAGTGTTCCTCGAGAACGTAATCCGCGACGCCGTCACCTACACCGAGCACGCGAAGAGGAAGACCGTCACCGCCATGGACGTAGTGTACGCCCTGAAACGTCAGGGACGTACTCTGTACGGTTTCGGcggttaaaatgttttcgatgttttttttttgtaattaaatcaaaaatttacaaatacaatactgcgaaaactaaatataaaaaaggcccttttcagggccgcatatggatctgtttatatatacaaaaatgctcGTTTCAATCGA
Above is a genomic segment from Vanessa tameamea isolate UH-Manoa-2023 chromosome 29, ilVanTame1 primary haplotype, whole genome shotgun sequence containing:
- the LOC135194301 gene encoding histone H3 — encoded protein: MARTKQTARKSTGGKAPRKQLATKAARKSAPATGGVKKPHRYRPGTVALREIRRYQKSTELLIRKLPFQRLVREIAQDFKTDLRFQSSAVMALQEASEAYLVGLFEDTNLCAIHAKRVTIMPKDIQLARRIRGERA
- the LOC135194302 gene encoding histone H4; the encoded protein is MTGRGKGGKGLGKGGAKRHRKVLRDNIQGITKPAIRRLARRGGVKRISGLIYEETRGVLKVFLENVIRDAVTYTEHAKRKTVTAMDVVYALKRQGRTLYGFGG